The genomic DNA TGCAAAGCTAGAGCGGATGTGCGACTACATTAATAGCTGCCACATCGCGATCGAGAAAATTAACGAGCGCCCCCGCAGCGGTTCCCCCTATCGCGTTCGCATTGATCTCACTATTCCTCCAAACCACGAATTGGTGGCAGACTGCCATCCCGCAGAGCAAAACCAGCACGTCAAGCTAGATGCTGTCATTCGTGACGCTTTTAACAAAATGGAAACTCAAATTCGCAAGCTGACTAAGCAGCAGCGCGAACATGAGCAGTCAAAAAATCATAACGATGCAACAGAAGTCACTGCGCTAGTCACAAAAGTTTTTCATGAAGACGGCTACGGCTTTATTCGAGATTTAACGGGTGCAGAAGAAGTCTATTTTCATCGCAATAGCGTCCTGCATGATGATTTCGATCGGATCGAGGTCGGCACGGGCGTTAGATATAGCGCGATCGACGGAGACAAAGGCTTACAGGCAACTAGTGTCCAAATTGTTGATAAACCCGGCGCAAGAGCAGGCAAAGCCGAAGAACAGCTAATTGAACCTCCATTAGGCTGGAATACGAGAAGCTGATAAATTTCTTCTTTACAGCGATCCAGACTAATACATTTTAATTCTTGGGGGCTAAGCCCCCATTTTTATTGCAGAAATACAGCTTTACTGAGCAATTATCATTCCTCAAACTGAATCATTGCAGAAACACTCTATGCAGATTTTTAACCCTCCCTTTGATAGAGGATAATTATTTTTTTAGTTCGTTAAAGTCTATTCAAAACTTTGCGGCAGCTTTGTTGAGTTTTGCGCCTTGCATGAACTCATTCAACTCACCTAGTTAAGGCTGGGCAGGTTTGTGCTAACCTTTGCGTCTCAAGAGAGCAACAATGCTTGCGGTAATTCAATGTCATCCGATTGTCAGAAAAGTAATTGTACCTGCCCTTGAATCGATCGCTCAATCCGACCCGCTCGGCTGGTATCGTAACCGGAACTGGCATCAAGAATACGAGAAATTTGCCAATCCTTGCATATCCTATCCAGAGTATTACAAGAATAGTAACTTTCATGGAATTCAAGGTGGATATTTGTGTGTCGAAGCAGCAATGTCATATGACCCCATTAGCCAATGGTTGCTATTGCCCAGTGAAACACTGATCCGTCGTTGCCTCATTAATTCAGTGCAGAGACAACCAAAACGTATTCTCGATATAGGGTGCGGTACAGGATCAATGACTGTCATGCTCAAACAGACTTTTCCTAACGCTGAAGTAATTGGCATCGACTTATCGCCCTACATGCTTACCAGGGCAGCAGAAAAGACCATTCAAAAGAAATTATCAATTCACTACTATCAGCAAAATGCAGAAGCAACACTTTTTCCAGACAGCTCTTTCGATCTCGTAACTCTATCTCTAGTACTGCACGAAACACCAGCAGATGTGTCGCAAAACGTCCTACAGGAAGCTCACCGGCTTCTGAGCGATCGGGGAGAAATTGCTATTCTGAATGGCAATCAACAGAATCTACAAAAACACTGGGTTCATTCAGTTTTCGAGGAACCCTACATTGGGGACTATGCCGCTGGTTGTATCGACCGATGGCTCGCCTTCGCCGGATTTCAATCAATTCAAACCCATTCAATTTGGCGGATGCAGCAAATTTCCCATGCAGTTAAAGTTAATCAATAGTTAAACATCCCTATTGTTCTTAATTCTTCAGTTGTGCAATCAAGGAACATTATGAACCCTGAATCAGTTAACTCCACTTCCTCAGAACAGCAAGATTCAGAAGAAGCAAGCCAGCAAGTTACTGAAGCAAGGCAACAGCAGGCATCTAAAAATCATGAATCTGATATCATCAATCCAGCTGAGGATTTAGTCTATAAGGGTGGCTACACTGTCGATCCAGTCACTCTACTTGGTAACCCAGCCGTCGCTCCCCAAACCCCTAGCGATGCTCGCGACCTCCGAGGTGATGTCTTCCAAGACGTAGAGGAAAGCACACCAAAGTAAGCATAGAAACAAATATAAAAACAAAACCTCCTCATGTGAGTCAACA from Leptolyngbya ohadii IS1 includes the following:
- a CDS encoding HPF/RaiA family ribosome-associated protein, whose product is MKVPPEITYREVEKTAAIETLVEEKIAKLERMCDYINSCHIAIEKINERPRSGSPYRVRIDLTIPPNHELVADCHPAEQNQHVKLDAVIRDAFNKMETQIRKLTKQQREHEQSKNHNDATEVTALVTKVFHEDGYGFIRDLTGAEEVYFHRNSVLHDDFDRIEVGTGVRYSAIDGDKGLQATSVQIVDKPGARAGKAEEQLIEPPLGWNTRS
- a CDS encoding class I SAM-dependent methyltransferase, producing MLAVIQCHPIVRKVIVPALESIAQSDPLGWYRNRNWHQEYEKFANPCISYPEYYKNSNFHGIQGGYLCVEAAMSYDPISQWLLLPSETLIRRCLINSVQRQPKRILDIGCGTGSMTVMLKQTFPNAEVIGIDLSPYMLTRAAEKTIQKKLSIHYYQQNAEATLFPDSSFDLVTLSLVLHETPADVSQNVLQEAHRLLSDRGEIAILNGNQQNLQKHWVHSVFEEPYIGDYAAGCIDRWLAFAGFQSIQTHSIWRMQQISHAVKVNQ